One Hevea brasiliensis isolate MT/VB/25A 57/8 chromosome 6, ASM3005281v1, whole genome shotgun sequence genomic window, tttcatatccatatccctaaaaacccaaggtaatggagaaattacctcctcTATAGTATCTGCAGATGACGCAGGTGCTGGAGAGTGTAAGGGAGACTGAGTTATTGGTGTTTGGGTCACTGGTGCTGGAGTTTGTGAGGAAGACCTGGTCCTTTTGCTAACTGGTTCAGAGGACGGCTGAGGTGGAGAATTCAGGTTGAAAGGAACAGAGGGTACTCGTTTCCGTTTTCCGACAGGGGTTTTCTTAGGTTTACTTGCAGCCTTTTTTGTTTTGCCTTGGGTTTTCGTTTGAGTAGGCACAGGTTCAGGCGCTGGTTCTGGGGAATGGGTGTCGGGAATTGGTGTTTCATTTTGTGGCTCGGATTGCGGCGAGAGGGGAGTCAGCGGAATGAGAGGTGGTATTTGGCTTGGGGGTGGTGGCGGTGACTGAGGTGGTGGCGATTGAGGTGATGGCGGACTggggctggggttagggtttgtgggTAATGAGGATGGAATACCCATTTTTGATTTGATAGAATGTCGAAGTCCACTGAGTTTGGGTTTGTGGGAAGACCACATTTTAGTTCTTACCATTTTAATGGAAAGGAAGAAACCTTTCGGCTTCCTGTAAAAATTGCCGGAAGAAATGGCGTGAGAAAGGAGTCGATGAGGTTTATCGGGAGTGTGGGCGAAGCTTTTGGAAAATTGGCGGAAGTGCTGGGCCTTTTAAAATGTGGGGTAGACATGTGGTATTCTGGGCCATGCTTAAGGTTAGgcataaggttcagcagaatttgcttaagactctgcttgacaagcaatgtcatcagtaagtttcggcaggttttgaGAAAAATTGTGGTTTTGCTTACTAAAAACAGTCCAAAagctatggaatgctatcatgaccctcagcaattaccaaatacacacaaacaccataaaattgaggGATTTAAGTTCATCATCTCTTAACACTCATCAAACACCATATATTTTCATTTACCTCATGCAAGCATTTTTTCAATTTAGGCATCTATTTTGACTACCTTTGTACACATttaatgaaatggtctcctttctttacttataccaaaagcacattttcagcagcatttgagacaagttccaatcaaccaagaattgcagaaaagatgtagaaattgacctttttaacagcatgaacagtagcatatctgagaactaaaatctgcagaattcaaaattagcaaaaattccaaacaaaagcatgcaaattcctatcagactacaaaattatatatacactaaaaggtgaaacttaacaaacattatttttgcacttcaataaagctctcatcagtcctaaatatcaaaattgatcctcattcaagttgcatttcacagaatttacacaaaacacaaaatcaaacatgtgctatcaagtagattgcaatatcagcaatttagcacaagtttaaaggtgttactgttcacaggcactgcataaagtgcagaattttgcttatacttgcttctcttcaattctttgtttttgccacaagtgtaaacttgccccatcttcatgaatgacctacaaaagataaacaaatgtcacttttgagattAATGGGGGTGAAAACTGAAATGAAATTAaatggaaattaattaattaaaaaaggatacgcttgggttgcctcccaagaagcgcttgtttaaggtcttaagcttgaccttccactccaattcTCCTAAGTATCCCTGACTggagaaccaagccatgaaacctctacaaacttttgcgtgggttctccaacaatataatgttttaatctctgcccattaactttgaaagtccctgaggtctcattgcctatctcaacagctccataggggtatacttttataacagtgtagggccctgaccatcttgacttcaattttcctggaaataaccttaacctagagttatataggagaacaacatcaccttcttgaaattctttcctcctaatatgcttatcatgccatctcttagttctttccttgtaaagcttggcattttcataagcatccaatctaagctcctcaagttcatttagttgcagcattcttttttctcctgcagtttttaagtcaaagttcagtgtccttatggcccaatatgctctatgctccaactccaaaggtaaatgacaagccttcccataaaccaatctaaatggggtagttccgataggagttttaaaagctgttctataggcccaaagagcatcatctaactttagtgaccaatctttcctcgaacaattcactgttttctcaagaattcttttcagctctctattggagatctccacttgaccactagtttgtggatggtagggtgttacaaccttatgcttcactccatatttttacaataatctttcaaattgatggttgcaaaaatgagaacctccatcacttataatggcacgtggagttccaaatcttgtaaaaatgaactttttaaggaatttaatcacaactcttacatcattagttggagatggtatagcttcaacccatttgcttacataatctactccaactaaaatgtatttgtgtcccaaggacgatggaaaaggtctcatgaaatcaatgccccacacatcaaatagttccacttccaatatattttggaggggcatttcatctctctttgagatattatccatcctttgacacctatcacatgcatttacaaacttcctcacatccttaaacatgtgtggccaaaagaaccctgcttgaagaactttttctgcagtctttgtcacactcatatgacccccataaagtgaagaatggcaatctttgataacattccctatctcctcatcagctaaacatcttctaatcagcccatctccacatctcttgaacaaaaatggttcctcccaatcataatccttcacatcaaaaagaaatttcttcttttgctgccatgttagatcaggtggaaggattccacacactagatagttcacaaaatctgcataccaaggtgtttttgcattcatgattactaacagttgctcat contains:
- the LOC131180700 gene encoding vegetative cell wall protein gp1-like, which translates into the protein MGIPSSLPTNPNPSPSPPSPQSPPPQSPPPPPSQIPPLIPLTPLSPQSEPQNETPIPDTHSPEPAPEPVPTQTKTQGKTKKAASKPKKTPVGKRKRVPSVPFNLNSPPQPSSEPVSKRTRSSSQTPAPVTQTPITQSPLHSPAPASSADTIEEMGYNSLQAN